The Comamonas sp. 26 DNA window CAGCTCTTCATCACCGGCCTGCATGCTGGCCTGCTGGAAAAACATCTGGCCGATCCTGAGCAGCGCGAGCATGTGGATGTCATTCTCGACACCATTCAGAAGGCTGGCAGTCTGGCCTCGAATCTGACAGGGTTCAGCAGCCGCAAATCGATGCAGTTGGCCGCCGTCGATCCGCGTGCGCTGCTCCACGATCTGGAGCCCCTGCTGAGAAATGCCGTGGGGCAGGACGCAGGCTTGCAACTGCATATCGCCGCCAGCGTCTGGCCCATCAGCGTGGACAAGCTGTATTTTGAAAATTCGTTGATAAACCTCTGCATCAACGCACGCGATGCGACCGAAGCGCACGGCCAGATCACCTTGACAATGGAAAACGTGCTGCTCAAGCGCCCCAGCCATGTGGGCGAACATGTGATAGTCAGCGTGACCGATAACGGCATGGGCATGAACGAAGAGGTACTCGCTCGCGTTTTTGATATGTTCTTCACCACCAAACCCGAAGGTAAAGGTGCAGGTCTGGGCCTGCCCATGGTGAAAAATTTCATGGACCATGTCCACGGCTTGATTGAGGTGGAAAGCACTCCGGGTATGGGCACCACTGTCAGCCTTTATTTCCCTAGGGCCCAATCTCCGCTTGCATCACCGGACCCGCACGAGCGCAGTGCGGAAGGCAAGCAGCCAGCGATACTGCTCATAGAACCCGATCTGGACACCCGCAATGCGATGGCTCAGCGCCTGTATGAACAGAGCTACGCAGTCGTCACGGCCTACCAGCCTGAAGTCGCACTGCGCTACATCAGCAACGGCATGAAGGTGGATCTCATCATTGCCTCCGATCAAGTACCAGGGCTGATGAGCGTTGCCCAGATGCAGGAAAAGCTCAGGCTGGAGGGGCGATGCATTCCCATCATCTTCACGACCAGCGCAGCCCCCACCGAACGGCCAGAAGCCAGCGACTGCGTGGCCCTGCCCAAACCACTGGATATGGACCAGCTGGCTCGCACCGTGCAAGAGCTGCTGGATGCGAATCGGGCAGACCCGGCCGAGTCTCCGCTTGACCAGTCACCTGCCTGAACCTGCCTGAAAACGCAGACTCAGCCCTTCTCAAAAGGGTATGGAAAATGCGCCTCTGCTTTCGCAGAAGGCGCCTGTCTGGCTTAAAGCCGAGTCGAAAATCAGATCTTGGCTGTACCGACAGCACCACCAACAGCCACAGCACCTGTTGCCACACGCTGGCGCAACGCCTCGTACAGGCAAACACCGCTGGCCACGGACACATTCAGGCTCTCCACCGCACCCTGCATGGGGATGCTGACCAGCGCATCGCAAGTTTTGCGGGTGAGCTGACGCATACCGTCGCCTTCAGCCCCCAGCACCAGCGCCGTAGGGCCAGTCAAGTCCACCTGGTAGAGGTGCTTGTCGGCATCGCCGCTGGTACCAATGATCCAGATACCGCGATCCTTGAGCTCCTTCAGGGTGCGGGCCAGATTGGTGACCATGAAGTAAGGCACCGTCTCAGCCGCGCCGCTGGCCACCTTGGCCACGGTGGCGTTGATGCCAGCCGCATGGTCCTTGGGGGCGATCACGGCGTGAACGCCAGCGCCATCGGCCACACGCAGGCAGGCGCCCAGATTGTGAGGATCGGTCACGCCATCGAGCACCAGCAGCAAAGGTGCCTTGACGCCGTCGGCCTCAAGATCTTCCAGCAGCTCATTGAGCGTACGCGTGTCCTTGATTTCTTCCACGCGGGCAGCTACGCCCTGGTGACCATGCGAGCCAGCCAGCTTAGCGATACGCAGGGCATCGGCTTCGATCAGGCGAACACCGGCTTCCTTGGCACGATCCAGAAACTGGCGCATGCGCGCATCGCGACGCGAGGACTCGAAATAGACTTCGACGATGGATTGGGGGGCGGTCTTCAGACGCACGCCGACGGCGTGAAAGCCGAAAAGAACTTTGGGGGACGACATAGGGCCACATTATCCTGGCCTTTTCATCAAGCATGGCGCGCGCAGGGCCATGCCTGGGCTGGCGGCTGTGTTTTTTTATTGCCGCTACACTGCGCGCCCAAAGGACAAAGCCGCCACCCATCAAGCAGCACCCACAATATTTTTGCCGGGTGCAAGTCTTTACATGACACGCAGAGGTCGTCCCGCTGCGCAGGCACAGATCCGCATCTCTGACCACGAAAACGGCAGGTCCCCCTCTTCACCATGTGCATGCATGGCGAGAGTTGCCCTTGCCACCACTCACCCCTCCACAATAAATACTCAGCATGCTCAACGCTTTGCTCGACAGGCTTAACCGCACCAGTCTGGTGCTACAGATTGTGATTGCCCTGGTTCTGGGCGGCCTCGTGGCTTGGCTCGCGCCAGCTGCGGCCCAGCCAGCCTCCCTCTTGGGCACGCTGTTCATCTCAGCCCTCAAGGCCGTCGCTCCGATACTGGTTTTTCTGCTGGTGATTGCCGCCATCAGCAACCACCGCCCCGGCCAGGAGACGCAAATCAAGCCCGTCATCTGGCTGTATCTGATTGGCACTCTGGCTGCGGCCTGCGTGGGCGTTGCCGCCAGCATGCTGTTCCCCTCGGTCATTCACTTTCGTGAAGCACCTGCCGCGCAGGGTGTTCCCGGCGCCATCAGTACGGTACTGATGAATGTACTCAAAAGCGCGTTCGACAACCCCGTCAACGCCTTGCTGCAGGCCAATTACATCGGCATTCTGGCCTGGGCCATTGCGCTGGGTGTTGCGCTGCGCCACGCCAATGAAGTCACGCGCACCGTGCTGGATGATCTGAGCAAGGGCATCACCCGCATCATCCAAGGCATTATTCGACTGGCTCCTTTCGGCATCTTCGGTCTGGTCGTTGCCACATTCTCTGAAGGCGGTCTGGATGCACTCAAGGACTATGCGCACCTGCTGACCGTTCTGGTGGGTTGCATGCTGTTTGTGGCACTGGTGGTCAACCCCGTCATCGTCTGGACCCAGACCCGCCGCAACCCCTACCCGCTGGTGCTGACCTGCCTGCGCGAAAGTGCTGTGACGGCCTTCTTCACCCGTAGCTCGGCGGCCAATATTCCCGTCAATCTGGCTTTGGCTGAAAAGCTCAAGCTTGACGAAGATACTTACAGCATCTCCATCCCGCTGGGCGCCACCATCAACATGGCTGGTGCGGCCATCACCATCAGCGTGCTGTCGCTGGCCGCTGCACACACCTTGGATATTGCAGTGGATATTCCTACCGCCATTTTGCTGTGCGTGCTGGCATCCATCAGCGCCTGCGGTGCCTCAGGCGTCGCCGGTGGTTCGCTGCTGCTGATTCCGCTAGCCTGCAGCCTGTTCGGCATCTCTAACGATGTGGCCATGCAGGTTGTGGGCGTGGGCTATGTGATCGGCGTGATTCAGGATTCGATCGAAACCGCCCTTAACTCCTCCACCGACGTACTATTCACCGCCGCCGCCTGCCGCGCTGCCCAGCGCAAGGCCGGTGAAGAAGTACCCAGCATCTAATGCAGATTTGATAGCTGCAAGCGCATACTGCATCTAAGCAAAAGGCCTGTTTGACACAGGCCTTTTGTGTTTTCAGGGCATCAAGATCAAACCGCCTGACCGGCCTCAATCGTGATGCTGCGATCGCACTGCGCAGCAATCCCTCGGTCATGCGTGACCAGAATCAGGGTCGTTCCGCGCTCGCGGTTCAGGGCGAACATCAGCTCCATGATGGTCTGACCGGTGGCGAAGTCCAGGCTGCCCGTAGGCTCGTCCGCCAGCAACACAGCTGGCTCCACCACAAAGGCCCGAGCCAGGGCCACGCGCTGCTGCTCCCCGCCCGACATCAGCTTAGGGTAGTGATTGAGACGCTGGCCCAGCCCCACCCGCTCCATCATCTGTGTGGCGCGTGCTCTGGCATCGCGCTGGCCAGCCAGCTCCAGCGGCAGCATGACGTTTTCTAAGGCGGTGAGATTGCCCAGCAACTGAAAGCTCTGAAAGACAAAACCCATCTTCTGCGCCCGCACCGCTGCACGCTCGTCTTCGCTGAGCGCAAACAAGTCCTGCCCTTGAAGCTGAACCGTGCCACGGCTGGGGGTATCAAGACCCGCCAGAATCGACAGCAAAGTGCTTTTGCCCGAACCCGATGCGCCCACAATAGCTACGGTTTCGCCCGCAGTGAAGCTCAGATTGATATCCCGCAAAATATCCAACACGCCGGTGGAGTCGCTGACCGACTTGGACAGTTGCTCAACCGCAATCAAAGGAATGGCAAGAGTTTTGGACATGAATCAATTGGACAAGAAAAACACCAAGGGCAGCCGCCAGAACTTTGCACTGCCGCGTCGTCACTGTATCGCTGTTGCGCTGATGCTGGCAATTTCGGGGACTTGCGGTACAGCCACCGCCGCATCTCAGGGCAAATCCAAAGAAGCGTCCGTGCCTTTAAAACTCGGCCCGGTGCTGGTGCTGGGCGATTCCCTCAGTGCCGAATACGGGCTGACCCGCGGCAAGGGCTGGGTGCAATTGCTGCAGCAGCATATGGACGATGAAAAAATCCCGCGCAAAGTGGTCAACGCCAGCATCAGCGGCGAAACCACATCCGGCGGCAGGTCACGACTGCCATCGCTGCTGACCCAGCACCAGCCGGCGCTGGTGGTGCTTGAGCTGGGCGGCAATGACGCCCTGCGCGGACTGGCGCTGCAAAGCACGCAGAGCAATTTGCAAGCCATGGTCAAAGCATCAAAAGACTCCGGTGCCCAGGTGCTGCTGGTGGGCATGCAGGTGCCCCCCAATTACGGTACGGCCTACACCGAGCAGTTTGCCAGCATGTTCGAGAAAATTGCCAGCGAGCAAAAGCTGCCGCTGGTGCCGTTTCTGCTCTCTGGCTTTGGCGATGCGCCGGATGCCGCGCAATGGTTTCAGTCAGACCGGATTCACCCCAACGCCAAGGCCCAGCCACTGATGCTGGGCAATGTCTGGCCCAAACTCAAGCCACTACTGAAATAAGAGCCGCGGACTCAGTCGCCACCGCTACCGCCGCCATCACCTCCACCGTCGCTGCTGTCCGAGCAGCTTGAGTGTCGCTTTCAACACCACCTGAGCCGTTGAAGTAGCTGTCATTGAAGACATCGCTGCCATCATCGCGGCTGCTCGATAAAGTCCAGCTCTGGGACGCGTCTGAGCCGCGCCCCATACCTGCGGGCTGCGGCGTGAAGACTTTTTTCAACCAGTTCAAAAACTCCATGGCGTTCTCACTTTTCTGATTCAGGCGGCTGCATCGGCTTTGGCCTTCACTTCAGCGCTGACGCTAGAGCGATAAGCATGCCAGCTGGCGCAGCCCAGCACCGGCCCCACCACAATCAAGCCCACGCTGTAGAACAAGAAAGATACGGCGATCAGCACAGTGATGATCATGCCCCAGAGCAGCATCACCCCCGTGTTGCTGCCCACCACGCGCATGCTGGTGATGCAGGCCGTCAACGCATCGGTATCCAGATCCAGAATGGTGGACAAAGACACCACCATGCTGGAAAACACCAGCCCCGCAAACACGGCGCCGACGGCCGTGTAGACCAGCAAAAACTCCCAGTTTTCGGGCCGCAGCAGGGTCTGCAGCATATTGGCGGTGGTGGGCATGCCCGTATCAAAAGAAATAGCAAACACCACCATGGCGGCACGGCCCCAGAGCATTTCCAGCACCATCAGCACCATGACCAGCATGCCCATGCTGGCCAGGTGTGAGTCCCAGCAGGTCAGCGACTCGGACAGCTGTGGCGATTTACCCTGCTCCAGCTGCTTGCTGACGTAATACAGGCCCATGGCCATAAAAGGCCCGACCAGCAGACAGCCGCTAGCCATGGACATCACATACTCAGGGCTGGCCCTGAATACCCAGACCATCATTCGCGCCATGCCCCAGAAGCACAGGCCATAGAACAGCGCAATGCCCGGTGCCCTGCGCACATCGTGCAGGCCTTGCGCCAGCCACTGCCAGGGGTCGGTCCAGCGCAACCGCTGTATCTGCAGATTGCCGGACTCCGCCTTGACTTCGGATACAGGGGACGCTTGCATGCGAGAACCTCCTTGTGACCCGTGCGCCGCAGTGCTGCGTGCACTTGATGAGTACAAGTTAACTGCTCACGCTTTAATCGGCATTGCGGAAAGCCCGCATCCACTTGCCTGCGCGCCAATGATCAAAACAGAAGCGGCCAGCGCCTGTATCTGCTGAATTTCAGGCATGAAATGCCCTGAAATCAGCCCGTAGAAGGCGCTGACCGCTTTTATTTCAATAGCGAATCAATTGCTTTATCGCTTTAAATTCACTTTAACCAAAGGCTTTGACCAAGGCCTGCGCTAGGTCAACCTGCAGATCGGCCGCATCTTCCAGACCAATGGCGAAGCGCACCACCGTTCCGGGCTTGATATGCGGCGTAGCGCGGCTGCGCATTTCTGGCAGTTCATAGGGCACAACCAGACTGACCGGACCGCCCCAGCTGTAGCCCAACTTGAACAGGCGCAGGCTGTCGCAAAAGCGGTCAACCGCCGCCTGGTCAAAGCGCTCGTCAATCACCACGCTGAACAGGCCTGCGGCCACGCCTTCGGCGTTCTGACCCTGAGCGCACA harbors:
- a CDS encoding ABC transporter ATP-binding protein, with product MSKTLAIPLIAVEQLSKSVSDSTGVLDILRDINLSFTAGETVAIVGASGSGKSTLLSILAGLDTPSRGTVQLQGQDLFALSEDERAAVRAQKMGFVFQSFQLLGNLTALENVMLPLELAGQRDARARATQMMERVGLGQRLNHYPKLMSGGEQQRVALARAFVVEPAVLLADEPTGSLDFATGQTIMELMFALNRERGTTLILVTHDRGIAAQCDRSITIEAGQAV
- a CDS encoding arylesterase; protein product: MNQLDKKNTKGSRQNFALPRRHCIAVALMLAISGTCGTATAASQGKSKEASVPLKLGPVLVLGDSLSAEYGLTRGKGWVQLLQQHMDDEKIPRKVVNASISGETTSGGRSRLPSLLTQHQPALVVLELGGNDALRGLALQSTQSNLQAMVKASKDSGAQVLLVGMQVPPNYGTAYTEQFASMFEKIASEQKLPLVPFLLSGFGDAPDAAQWFQSDRIHPNAKAQPLMLGNVWPKLKPLLK
- the rlmB gene encoding 23S rRNA (guanosine(2251)-2'-O)-methyltransferase RlmB, producing MSSPKVLFGFHAVGVRLKTAPQSIVEVYFESSRRDARMRQFLDRAKEAGVRLIEADALRIAKLAGSHGHQGVAARVEEIKDTRTLNELLEDLEADGVKAPLLLVLDGVTDPHNLGACLRVADGAGVHAVIAPKDHAAGINATVAKVASGAAETVPYFMVTNLARTLKELKDRGIWIIGTSGDADKHLYQVDLTGPTALVLGAEGDGMRQLTRKTCDALVSIPMQGAVESLNVSVASGVCLYEALRQRVATGAVAVGGAVGTAKI
- a CDS encoding hybrid sensor histidine kinase/response regulator, translating into MPVALAWGLVDAQTLDLRFSNPALQRHLQLSGLPCLFKLQAFTQARQAIAQCIETGQEVSTALPGTTGCWHFSPVRGDAGIDAVQCYVLPSVPLNQPELAPGLGHANHFEAFLDHLPYQVWIATPHGELTWLNRALHAYAYGQVQHLNLNDGIWIDIVHPDDLAAVNTGFSRALITGKSTGYRLRIKQHDGDYHWFFASLSPVKNDAGQTLYWVGANLSIDGLRQSENRLRDQVTTLNHQLMLKQRALEQSETYLAQAQKMSMVNQLSAGVVHDIKNQLFITGLHAGLLEKHLADPEQREHVDVILDTIQKAGSLASNLTGFSSRKSMQLAAVDPRALLHDLEPLLRNAVGQDAGLQLHIAASVWPISVDKLYFENSLINLCINARDATEAHGQITLTMENVLLKRPSHVGEHVIVSVTDNGMGMNEEVLARVFDMFFTTKPEGKGAGLGLPMVKNFMDHVHGLIEVESTPGMGTTVSLYFPRAQSPLASPDPHERSAEGKQPAILLIEPDLDTRNAMAQRLYEQSYAVVTAYQPEVALRYISNGMKVDLIIASDQVPGLMSVAQMQEKLRLEGRCIPIIFTTSAAPTERPEASDCVALPKPLDMDQLARTVQELLDANRADPAESPLDQSPA
- a CDS encoding DUF2189 domain-containing protein; the protein is MQASPVSEVKAESGNLQIQRLRWTDPWQWLAQGLHDVRRAPGIALFYGLCFWGMARMMVWVFRASPEYVMSMASGCLLVGPFMAMGLYYVSKQLEQGKSPQLSESLTCWDSHLASMGMLVMVLMVLEMLWGRAAMVVFAISFDTGMPTTANMLQTLLRPENWEFLLVYTAVGAVFAGLVFSSMVVSLSTILDLDTDALTACITSMRVVGSNTGVMLLWGMIITVLIAVSFLFYSVGLIVVGPVLGCASWHAYRSSVSAEVKAKADAAA
- the sstT gene encoding serine/threonine transporter SstT, producing MLNALLDRLNRTSLVLQIVIALVLGGLVAWLAPAAAQPASLLGTLFISALKAVAPILVFLLVIAAISNHRPGQETQIKPVIWLYLIGTLAAACVGVAASMLFPSVIHFREAPAAQGVPGAISTVLMNVLKSAFDNPVNALLQANYIGILAWAIALGVALRHANEVTRTVLDDLSKGITRIIQGIIRLAPFGIFGLVVATFSEGGLDALKDYAHLLTVLVGCMLFVALVVNPVIVWTQTRRNPYPLVLTCLRESAVTAFFTRSSAANIPVNLALAEKLKLDEDTYSISIPLGATINMAGAAITISVLSLAAAHTLDIAVDIPTAILLCVLASISACGASGVAGGSLLLIPLACSLFGISNDVAMQVVGVGYVIGVIQDSIETALNSSTDVLFTAAACRAAQRKAGEEVPSI